In the Pyrolobus fumarii 1A genome, one interval contains:
- a CDS encoding ATP-binding protein: protein MPLHPRIRRMLGEEIGVVLSGATSVTAPIAVRKEHAPLIREDLMVAVHDEHLGNDVVLIGVLRFVTRYEPFLRRGIPNVYTSYPQALTNDLLAPFTNAYIELYGVARFELEDESASVIGKIEPPVYAPHPGSRVYIITGPELLDAIVGGRGLRVGVHPFTGWSPPIDPEALKMHVGVFGATGMGKSRLVRRLAREASRHYAVIIFDHSGVDYAPVAEKLGYPVVPANRVQLDVITMTEMLAEIMDVPSTLQDYVLAGVYCHDGLVKGKFSTPEQCLRESYMTTRMSAQRSRQYTWNKEEFISTLLLVAKRLGARDTTLLKLRLYAERVPNYIYESFGGRDVSPREIIQAALDHNIVVVDLGREEEIAAKRAIVAQVVDEAWKIIHETLQPINVAVFVDEAQHYACEYCRPSATRLEKIAREGRKWGLWLLVASQRVSRDIKPGIRANLGTVFFSRLQATGDLQELGGYLDLGNVTQASLAMLDRRQFYLAGLANPLRKPVLIQVEHVPDDGF from the coding sequence TTGCCCCTCCACCCGAGAATACGGAGGATGCTTGGCGAAGAGATAGGTGTCGTGCTTAGTGGTGCTACATCTGTAACCGCGCCGATAGCAGTGAGAAAGGAGCATGCTCCATTGATACGAGAGGACCTCATGGTAGCAGTTCACGACGAACATCTGGGAAACGATGTAGTGTTGATTGGCGTGTTGAGATTCGTGACTAGGTATGAGCCGTTCCTGCGTCGTGGCATCCCGAATGTATACACCAGCTATCCGCAGGCACTGACAAACGACCTTCTAGCACCATTTACCAACGCTTACATCGAGCTATATGGTGTTGCAAGGTTCGAGTTAGAGGATGAGTCCGCGAGTGTGATAGGGAAGATAGAGCCACCTGTGTACGCGCCTCATCCAGGCAGCCGCGTATACATCATAACGGGTCCCGAGCTTCTTGACGCCATTGTTGGTGGACGAGGGCTGCGTGTTGGTGTCCACCCGTTTACCGGCTGGAGTCCACCTATAGATCCAGAGGCGCTCAAGATGCATGTTGGTGTTTTTGGCGCGACGGGTATGGGTAAGAGCCGGCTTGTAAGAAGGCTTGCACGCGAAGCGTCAAGACACTACGCGGTGATAATTTTCGATCATAGTGGCGTAGACTATGCCCCCGTTGCAGAGAAACTTGGTTATCCCGTTGTACCAGCCAACAGGGTACAACTCGACGTCATAACTATGACAGAGATGCTTGCCGAGATTATGGACGTACCTAGTACACTACAGGATTACGTGCTAGCAGGTGTCTATTGCCATGACGGGCTAGTCAAGGGCAAATTCAGTACACCCGAACAATGTCTACGTGAAAGCTACATGACGACAAGGATGAGTGCCCAGCGAAGCCGCCAATACACTTGGAACAAGGAAGAGTTCATCTCTACACTGCTCCTCGTAGCCAAGAGGCTTGGCGCGCGAGACACCACACTGTTGAAACTAAGGCTGTATGCAGAGCGTGTGCCGAACTACATCTATGAGAGTTTCGGTGGTAGGGATGTATCACCACGGGAGATAATACAAGCCGCGCTAGATCACAACATAGTTGTTGTTGACCTGGGGCGTGAGGAGGAAATAGCGGCAAAGCGTGCTATCGTGGCTCAGGTCGTGGATGAGGCCTGGAAGATAATACACGAGACGCTCCAGCCAATTAACGTTGCAGTGTTTGTTGACGAGGCGCAGCACTATGCATGCGAGTACTGTAGACCCTCGGCTACTCGTCTTGAGAAGATAGCGCGCGAGGGTAGAAAGTGGGGCCTATGGCTACTAGTCGCTAGTCAAAGAGTATCAAGGGACATCAAGCCTGGTATTCGTGCAAACTTAGGCACTGTATTCTTCTCGCGTCTGCAAGCTACTGGTGACCTGCAAGAGCTGGGCGGCTACCTGGACTTGGGTAATGTAACGCAAGCGTCGCTAGCTATGCTAGATAGGAGGCAATTCTACCTCGCTGGCCTCGCAAACCCGCTCCGTAAGCCAGTACTTATACAAGTAGAGCATGTGCCCGACGACGGCTTCTGA
- a CDS encoding ABC-ATPase domain-containing protein yields the protein MRGGYRVLKRVDLNDVLTLLERLERRGYKAYREKLSRLEFTVPCGIARFTRVQGDPYAPPSVLEVRGRLHLKGLASRYPVATADYAYRFLRSRLARLSRKRGSGHSGYLGLPKPSNAMIRRSGFEVHQDYFIARFWFGLPARGRRILGYEAARMLEDSIDAVCSTIRVLEKGNSSLEEHVKVYAVQEYLRSLLPRHRLVAFIGNGSILPRRCGWCEEPLANAIPFESPSSMRIELETPWGTYEGMGIPRGFTVITGHPFHGKTTLLEAIAAGVYNHVKGDGRETVVSLRSAYWIEAEDGRPVHCRDVSPLITRLPGNNDTTCFTTSDASGATSMAASIIEAYEAGAELILIDEDRAATNLLYIDPRVERLAGAPPITPLASYSHCLSALGVSTMLVTGALGALIEEAENLIVMKDFKPAHAEVRESRLPRNCVKPRRRPVSTRPWRSKPRPPRLVGKDGYELNLESNRILVEDGQYTTIALLLAKPWRGTLSEIAKRVDELMEKGFEAITPNPPPSLAEVRGLDFVYALMRLPPGYVTTS from the coding sequence GTGAGAGGAGGCTATAGAGTGTTGAAACGGGTAGACCTCAATGATGTGCTCACGCTACTAGAGAGGCTGGAAAGGCGAGGATACAAGGCGTATCGCGAGAAGCTCTCAAGACTAGAGTTCACGGTACCATGTGGAATAGCGCGCTTCACTAGAGTGCAAGGCGACCCCTACGCGCCCCCTAGCGTGCTTGAGGTTCGCGGCCGCTTACACTTGAAGGGACTCGCCTCTAGGTACCCAGTAGCTACAGCCGACTATGCTTACCGCTTTCTACGCTCCAGGCTAGCAAGGCTGTCTAGGAAGAGAGGGAGCGGTCACAGCGGCTACCTTGGACTCCCAAAGCCGTCTAACGCTATGATACGTAGGAGTGGCTTCGAAGTACACCAGGATTACTTCATAGCTAGGTTCTGGTTCGGGCTGCCAGCACGCGGCAGGAGGATTCTGGGGTACGAGGCCGCCAGGATGCTAGAAGATAGCATAGATGCCGTGTGCAGCACTATCAGAGTGTTGGAGAAGGGCAACTCAAGTCTAGAGGAGCACGTGAAAGTTTACGCAGTACAAGAGTATCTTAGATCGCTTCTTCCGAGGCACCGCCTAGTAGCGTTCATAGGCAATGGCTCGATACTGCCTAGGCGTTGTGGATGGTGCGAAGAGCCCCTCGCAAACGCTATCCCTTTTGAGTCTCCATCCTCGATGCGCATCGAGCTTGAGACTCCTTGGGGCACGTACGAGGGTATGGGTATACCTCGCGGGTTTACGGTTATAACTGGCCACCCGTTCCACGGGAAAACAACACTCCTTGAAGCTATAGCGGCTGGCGTGTATAACCACGTTAAGGGCGACGGCAGAGAGACCGTCGTTTCCCTTAGGAGCGCATACTGGATTGAAGCCGAGGATGGCAGGCCGGTACATTGTAGAGATGTTTCGCCGCTGATAACTAGACTACCAGGCAACAATGACACCACGTGTTTCACGACCAGTGATGCGTCAGGGGCAACGAGCATGGCCGCATCTATAATTGAAGCCTATGAGGCTGGCGCCGAACTCATACTCATAGACGAGGATAGAGCCGCAACCAACCTACTATACATCGATCCGCGTGTCGAGCGTCTTGCCGGGGCACCGCCAATAACACCATTGGCTAGCTACTCTCACTGTCTCTCGGCTCTCGGCGTTTCCACTATGCTGGTGACTGGCGCGCTTGGCGCTCTAATAGAGGAGGCTGAGAACTTGATAGTGATGAAGGATTTCAAGCCAGCGCACGCCGAGGTGCGTGAAAGTAGACTGCCGCGTAACTGCGTGAAACCTAGGAGGAGGCCCGTGTCTACGCGCCCTTGGAGATCCAAGCCAAGGCCTCCAAGGCTGGTCGGAAAAGACGGTTACGAGTTGAACCTGGAGTCTAACCGTATACTCGTAGAGGATGGGCAATACACAACTATTGCACTACTGCTTGCTAAGCCTTGGCGCGGCACTCTCAGCGAAATAGCGAAGAGGGTAGACGAGCTGATGGAGAAGGGCTTCGAGGCGATAACTCCAAACCCGCCGCCTAGCCTGGCAGAGGTGAGAGGGTTAGATTTCGTATATGCGCTGATGAGGCTGCCGCCAGGGTACGTTACTACGTCATGA
- a CDS encoding phosphoadenosine phosphosulfate reductase family protein gives MTELYPVIRNGRAELLQGGAAEAVVHYDLDHRLLRAIFWLDKERGADVTKFLERDGTLRIGDIRIPYRLWVLAAPYVHAYTLTKLEDHVDRLVKLVGKELRGRRVALGYSGGKDSTAALLVLLALAEKLGLKLDVLYIHIPYIESPRNVKFVEEVAKRLSIDIEIIEAPRRKFRSYLLWRGLPRRGDRWCTFFKVKPMREYKKRHRGALEVVADRIMEAPKRLEKLAAPASRHEYLSGRKFRPTYLMTLLDVVKLTREADLVHPAYFDGLPRVACTLCPFKSLHEFTVIEELEDPGFIETVLKKEHRKWYSDIPYEVFAEHHLWRYPRKEAILVYRAKQVLEKMLERGEVEEVKAREVNENYRSLWVESLPEAPILNPPDVAARVLSARIVKPVPPRTTDKVTRQDETEAQQ, from the coding sequence TTGACAGAGCTTTACCCCGTGATTAGGAATGGTAGAGCAGAGCTGCTTCAGGGTGGGGCTGCAGAGGCCGTTGTCCACTATGATCTTGACCATCGTTTGCTACGAGCCATATTCTGGCTTGACAAGGAGCGTGGCGCTGATGTGACAAAATTTCTCGAGCGCGATGGTACACTGCGCATTGGCGATATAAGAATCCCTTATCGCCTCTGGGTGCTTGCCGCGCCTTACGTACATGCATACACCCTAACGAAACTGGAAGATCACGTGGACCGCTTGGTCAAGCTCGTTGGGAAGGAGCTTCGGGGCAGACGCGTTGCTCTCGGTTATAGTGGAGGGAAGGACTCTACAGCAGCACTTCTCGTGCTACTCGCTCTTGCAGAGAAACTAGGCTTGAAGCTGGATGTCCTCTACATACACATACCATACATAGAGTCCCCGAGGAACGTCAAGTTCGTCGAGGAAGTCGCGAAGAGGTTAAGCATAGACATTGAAATCATCGAGGCTCCGAGAAGAAAGTTCCGTAGTTACCTCCTCTGGCGCGGATTGCCTAGGAGAGGTGACAGGTGGTGCACCTTCTTCAAAGTCAAGCCTATGAGAGAGTATAAGAAGCGTCATCGTGGTGCCCTAGAGGTAGTCGCCGACAGAATTATGGAGGCCCCAAAGAGGCTCGAGAAGCTAGCCGCACCAGCATCTCGCCACGAGTACCTCTCTGGAAGGAAGTTCCGCCCAACATACCTAATGACACTTCTAGACGTTGTCAAGTTGACCAGAGAAGCTGACCTCGTGCACCCCGCTTACTTTGACGGTCTGCCACGTGTCGCGTGCACCTTATGCCCATTCAAGTCTCTACACGAGTTTACGGTAATTGAGGAGCTGGAAGACCCTGGCTTCATAGAAACCGTGTTGAAAAAGGAGCATAGGAAATGGTATAGCGATATTCCCTACGAGGTGTTTGCAGAGCACCATCTCTGGCGCTACCCGAGAAAGGAGGCCATCCTCGTATACCGGGCGAAGCAAGTGTTGGAGAAGATGCTTGAAAGAGGTGAAGTGGAGGAGGTAAAAGCGCGCGAGGTAAACGAGAACTATCGTAGTCTTTGGGTCGAGTCTCTCCCCGAGGCACCAATACTAAACCCGCCGGACGTAGCCGCTCGCGTCCTCTCAGCGAGAATAGTGAAGCCCGTACCCCCGAGAACCACGGATAAAGTTACAAGACAGGATGAAACCGAGGCTCAACAATAG
- a CDS encoding MBL fold metallo-hydrolase codes for MSVKLTVLVDNEAGGGLRSSWGLSILVEKDDVHILFDADTEPEVLEYNAARLGVDLGLISFAVLSHPHRDHYGGFSAVGKSANRVEVYVPRGSRRVARLLRKWGLQPIEVNETIEVVKGVYIVGPFRGVYKGREIPEQSLVIGVGDGRAVVLVGCGHPGVDTIIKTVVETLNVKPILVIGGFHEPPFDVIDRLASLVDGKICAIHCSGDETKRYIRERYPGKYCDARAGTVITL; via the coding sequence TTGAGCGTCAAGTTAACCGTATTAGTGGATAACGAGGCTGGAGGCGGGCTGCGTAGCTCATGGGGACTGTCTATATTAGTCGAGAAGGATGATGTGCATATTCTCTTTGACGCGGATACGGAACCCGAGGTGCTCGAGTACAACGCGGCTAGACTTGGCGTAGATCTTGGATTGATAAGCTTCGCTGTACTTAGCCACCCTCACCGTGACCACTATGGAGGTTTTAGCGCGGTCGGTAAAAGTGCAAACAGAGTGGAGGTATACGTGCCTAGGGGGTCGAGGAGGGTAGCCCGGCTTTTACGGAAATGGGGCTTGCAGCCCATCGAGGTTAATGAGACTATAGAGGTAGTCAAGGGTGTCTACATTGTTGGTCCCTTCCGGGGCGTCTACAAGGGGCGCGAGATACCAGAGCAAAGTCTCGTAATAGGTGTTGGTGATGGACGTGCAGTTGTGCTTGTTGGGTGTGGGCACCCGGGTGTCGATACAATCATCAAGACAGTGGTTGAAACGCTTAATGTTAAGCCTATTCTCGTCATAGGAGGGTTTCACGAACCACCGTTCGATGTGATTGATAGGCTTGCGTCTTTGGTAGACGGAAAGATATGTGCGATACACTGCAGTGGTGACGAGACTAAACGGTATATCAGGGAGAGATATCCTGGCAAGTATTGCGATGCGCGTGCAGGAACGGTAATAACATTGTAG
- the gatC gene encoding Asp-tRNA(Asn)/Glu-tRNA(Gln) amidotransferase subunit GatC, with amino-acid sequence MHELRVDRELVKRLEEMVRISLTPEEEERMISELSKILEWMRVLLDAKVVGDPLYHPSDVEGLLRRDDPKPSLPREEALRNAVEVIDGFVKAPKLVEE; translated from the coding sequence GTGCACGAGCTGAGAGTGGACAGAGAGCTGGTCAAGAGGCTCGAGGAGATGGTTAGGATCTCTTTGACTCCGGAGGAAGAGGAGCGTATGATATCCGAGTTGTCAAAGATACTTGAGTGGATGAGAGTACTACTAGATGCCAAGGTTGTGGGTGATCCGCTCTACCACCCGAGCGACGTGGAGGGGCTGCTACGACGCGATGATCCAAAGCCTAGCCTGCCTCGCGAGGAGGCTTTACGCAACGCTGTTGAGGTTATCGACGGGTTCGTCAAGGCGCCCAAGCTCGTGGAGGAGTAG
- a CDS encoding PadR family transcriptional regulator codes for MQEAPRLSLRWIVRLAVLALLASQGPMHGYAIYKRLLSIFARARLISPSLVYTVLSELEQEELVEEAGFVEGAPSGGRRLLRITEKGLNHLAEHGGMAWRLFGELLVLLVQGEAEARLQIGDYGGLVNLAGEVIGLSEKLRKIGERVLPETGGSEEVR; via the coding sequence TTGCAGGAGGCGCCAAGACTAAGCTTAAGATGGATAGTTAGGCTGGCTGTGCTTGCATTACTGGCAAGTCAGGGACCCATGCACGGCTACGCGATCTACAAGAGACTGTTGTCGATATTCGCGCGTGCAAGGCTAATATCGCCTAGTCTCGTCTACACAGTACTATCCGAGCTGGAGCAAGAGGAGCTTGTAGAAGAAGCTGGGTTCGTGGAGGGCGCGCCAAGCGGAGGTAGGAGATTACTACGTATCACCGAGAAGGGCCTCAACCATCTAGCGGAGCACGGCGGTATGGCGTGGCGGCTTTTCGGCGAGCTTCTTGTCCTCCTTGTGCAAGGCGAAGCTGAGGCTCGGTTGCAAATAGGTGACTATGGGGGTCTGGTTAATCTTGCTGGCGAGGTTATTGGGCTGTCAGAGAAGTTGAGGAAGATAGGTGAGAGGGTACTCCCGGAGACCGGGGGCAGTGAGGAGGTTCGCTAG
- a CDS encoding V-type ATPase subunit: MPFGYRGGSPAGYAAKLAAALGEAPGPEGIKLLLQSAYSFNTFIEALKSFAIAAWIEDTSSPRGIEIGMRRWLSTRIAQARAFASGARELINMAYSTYIAARDLTLLLRMAYEGEEPPQPDALAAPENPLVKHVYKFYLETRSFRGIHDYLQRTAFHMLPKLLDYYLKVEGANGIDAAIDTLIAWLFNNAYRNTMQARYYLCPRLDMLYARVMLNLAMRGAPREVIEEFIRLLRPCKLPDLTREASIGDPEAIMLKLRSTFYGEVTEPDMIKAFAIVENLIRREARKRAAMGIASNPLSVGFATAALEYLTLDLYDIVVIANGAFAGARPSEIAQQLSV; encoded by the coding sequence ATGCCGTTCGGATATCGAGGAGGTAGCCCGGCTGGCTATGCTGCTAAACTTGCAGCCGCTCTAGGCGAGGCGCCCGGCCCGGAGGGCATCAAGCTACTCCTCCAGTCAGCCTACTCCTTCAATACGTTCATAGAGGCGTTGAAGAGTTTCGCCATTGCAGCGTGGATCGAGGATACTAGCTCGCCTCGCGGCATAGAGATTGGCATGAGGAGGTGGCTCTCAACCAGGATTGCGCAAGCAAGAGCATTTGCGAGCGGCGCCAGAGAGCTCATAAACATGGCCTACTCGACATACATAGCCGCTAGAGACCTTACTCTCCTCCTCAGGATGGCGTATGAGGGTGAGGAGCCTCCACAGCCAGATGCACTAGCAGCCCCCGAGAATCCTCTTGTAAAGCACGTCTACAAGTTCTACCTCGAGACCAGAAGCTTTAGAGGCATACACGATTACCTGCAACGCACAGCGTTCCACATGCTACCCAAGCTTCTAGACTACTATCTCAAGGTGGAGGGCGCCAACGGGATAGACGCGGCTATCGACACTCTAATAGCATGGCTCTTCAACAACGCGTATCGCAACACGATGCAAGCTAGATACTATCTCTGCCCCCGCCTGGATATGCTCTATGCGAGAGTTATGCTAAACCTTGCCATGCGCGGAGCCCCAAGAGAAGTCATTGAAGAGTTCATACGCCTACTTAGACCATGCAAACTCCCCGACTTGACAAGAGAGGCCTCCATAGGCGACCCAGAGGCAATCATGTTGAAGCTGCGCAGCACATTCTACGGCGAAGTCACCGAGCCCGACATGATCAAGGCATTCGCTATTGTAGAGAACTTGATTCGCAGAGAGGCCAGGAAACGCGCCGCTATGGGCATTGCGAGCAACCCGCTCAGCGTAGGGTTCGCTACTGCCGCGCTAGAGTACCTCACACTAGACCTCTACGATATAGTCGTGATAGCTAACGGTGCCTTTGCTGGCGCACGCCCATCCGAAATAGCACAACAGCTCAGCGTCTAA
- a CDS encoding PstA family ABC transporter permease: MRAFDSRRLRDRIFTLAVYAGGLLALLPLFAILAALLVNGLSVIAERGVEFFTSPAPTGIGPALYGTAILAASAMLIAVPLGVATALFLYEFPGSKLSPSLRVIVQSLVEIPTILTGLFIYLVLVEPLPPIRALYNALGLSSILPIGTYSGLAGAVALALVILPYIAVQAESVLRQVPQTYREAALALGATRQRAARIIASMAARGLATAAIIGFAKAAGETAPLLFTAGGGYRSYPGSPIDALTHPVGAVSLLIYDYARMPTPDRIATAWGAALVLTAITLALIILARFLVSERRL; the protein is encoded by the coding sequence GTGAGAGCCTTTGACTCGAGAAGATTACGCGATAGGATATTCACACTAGCCGTCTATGCTGGCGGCCTACTTGCACTACTGCCCCTGTTCGCCATCCTGGCCGCGCTCCTGGTCAACGGCTTGTCGGTGATAGCAGAGAGGGGCGTCGAATTCTTCACTTCACCTGCACCAACGGGAATAGGCCCCGCTCTGTACGGCACAGCTATACTAGCCGCGTCCGCCATGTTGATAGCAGTACCACTTGGTGTTGCAACCGCGCTCTTTCTCTACGAGTTCCCGGGAAGCAAGCTTTCACCATCACTACGCGTCATAGTACAGTCACTGGTAGAGATACCAACTATACTCACCGGCCTATTCATCTACCTTGTACTCGTTGAGCCGTTGCCGCCAATCCGGGCGCTGTACAATGCACTAGGGCTGAGTAGCATCCTTCCCATCGGCACGTACAGCGGCCTTGCGGGCGCAGTAGCTCTAGCACTAGTCATCCTGCCATACATCGCTGTCCAGGCAGAGAGCGTGCTTAGGCAAGTCCCCCAGACGTACAGAGAGGCCGCCCTCGCGCTAGGCGCTACGAGGCAGAGAGCCGCCAGGATAATAGCAAGTATGGCAGCGAGAGGGCTCGCCACAGCCGCCATAATAGGCTTTGCAAAAGCAGCAGGCGAGACAGCACCACTCCTCTTTACCGCTGGTGGCGGTTACCGTAGTTATCCCGGCAGCCCTATAGACGCACTAACACATCCGGTCGGCGCCGTCAGCCTCCTGATATATGATTATGCTAGGATGCCTACACCGGATAGGATAGCAACCGCGTGGGGCGCTGCCTTAGTGCTTACAGCGATAACGCTAGCTCTCATTATCCTAGCGAGGTTCCTAGTGAGTGAGAGGAGGCTATAG
- a CDS encoding MqnA/MqnD/SBP family protein — MAGRVLIVGHSPDPDDAFMFYGIVSGAVKIPGFNEIREVIDDIESLNKRLLEGDVLDASAASFHAALHIAQRYYVLRVGASMGIGYGPVVVAKRRLDSLRGARIAVPGRWTTAYLLLRLALEDAFEPVFAKFDEIPSLVERGEVDAGLLIHEEQIAFERRGLIKVFDLWEWWESRVGKLPLPLGVDVFAKRLGVEAARGFAEALRRSILYAREHQKEALHHAMRFSRVRDPELVSRFINMYVNDYTLDMGEDGIRAHKALAELAVEAGLVPRDILDYLEFV; from the coding sequence TTGGCTGGCAGAGTGTTGATTGTGGGGCATTCTCCCGACCCGGATGACGCCTTCATGTTCTACGGCATAGTATCTGGCGCCGTGAAGATACCGGGTTTCAACGAGATACGCGAGGTGATAGACGACATAGAGTCTCTCAACAAACGCTTACTCGAGGGCGATGTCCTTGATGCCAGTGCTGCGTCGTTCCACGCTGCACTGCACATAGCACAGCGCTACTATGTGCTACGCGTCGGCGCCAGTATGGGTATTGGCTATGGCCCGGTGGTTGTAGCCAAGAGGCGCCTTGATAGTCTGAGGGGTGCAAGGATAGCTGTACCCGGTAGATGGACTACAGCATATCTGTTGCTACGTCTAGCCTTGGAGGATGCATTCGAGCCCGTGTTTGCCAAGTTTGACGAGATACCGTCTCTCGTTGAGAGAGGCGAGGTTGACGCTGGACTACTGATACACGAGGAGCAGATAGCGTTTGAAAGGCGGGGTCTCATCAAGGTCTTTGACTTGTGGGAGTGGTGGGAGTCACGCGTCGGTAAGCTACCATTACCTCTCGGCGTCGACGTCTTTGCCAAGAGGCTTGGCGTTGAGGCTGCAAGGGGGTTCGCAGAAGCATTACGCCGTAGCATACTCTATGCGAGAGAGCATCAAAAGGAGGCTTTGCACCACGCCATGAGATTCTCTAGAGTCAGGGACCCCGAGCTGGTGTCACGCTTCATCAACATGTATGTGAATGACTATACGCTTGATATGGGGGAGGATGGTATTCGGGCGCATAAGGCGCTCGCCGAGCTGGCTGTTGAAGCGGGTCTAGTGCCCAGGGACATCCTTGACTACCTTGAGTTCGTGTAG
- a CDS encoding GTP-dependent dephospho-CoA kinase family protein — translation MHVASPPPGYCLEPSEELREYMRRSKYLAYNTAELSELSKRDDRLAVIGDYTARLMLKHGLHPHIVIIDCLTRRERIECINAPPGYRVVRAWNPRGYISWDSWSVIAEAWERSNPTMILIEGEEDLTAIPAIIEAPDGAVIAYGVPWSGLVVVEADWARAVALHIVNASMLVKCR, via the coding sequence TTGCATGTCGCATCGCCCCCTCCGGGTTATTGTCTAGAGCCTAGCGAGGAGCTACGCGAGTACATGCGTCGTAGCAAGTACCTCGCGTACAATACTGCAGAGTTGAGCGAACTCAGCAAAAGAGACGATAGACTGGCGGTTATCGGCGATTATACCGCAAGGCTTATGCTCAAACATGGCCTACATCCACACATCGTTATCATAGATTGTCTCACTAGACGCGAGCGGATAGAGTGTATCAATGCTCCGCCGGGATACAGGGTAGTTCGCGCATGGAATCCGCGCGGGTACATATCGTGGGACTCGTGGAGCGTTATAGCAGAAGCGTGGGAGCGCAGCAACCCTACAATGATACTAATAGAGGGAGAGGAGGATCTCACAGCAATACCAGCCATCATAGAGGCGCCTGACGGCGCAGTGATAGCCTATGGTGTCCCCTGGTCGGGATTGGTAGTCGTTGAAGCTGACTGGGCACGCGCAGTTGCGTTACACATTGTGAATGCATCAATGCTTGTAAAATGTAGATAG
- the pstC gene encoding phosphate ABC transporter permease subunit PstC: MALLETVLGAHLSPREKLYALSLLSVAVIVATLLLAFAATFFAKAEPIFRKEGLGVYTWSVWLPSEDNPEAERYGLAAAIWGTVYVAIIAVAVSLPLSTALALLVTEYIPSSKLREVVSALSDAMAALPTIVYGLWGVTVLAPLLRDYVMEPLYECCRFIPLFSYEPTTGQSILTAGILMGIMSVPYVASMIREAYLLIPRSLREAIYSLGATRAEATRLLLGYIKPVVIAAALLGFGRAAGETVAVSLVVGNTFTISISPFAPGYTIAALIANQYGNAYLYTYMESALFAGGLVLLLLGVVVNVIGITMMQRWLRNIHGK, encoded by the coding sequence TTGGCGCTGCTTGAGACTGTGCTGGGGGCACACCTATCGCCGCGCGAGAAGCTCTACGCGCTGAGCCTTTTGTCGGTAGCCGTGATTGTAGCAACGCTTCTGCTTGCTTTTGCCGCGACGTTCTTCGCTAAAGCGGAGCCAATCTTCCGTAAGGAGGGGCTGGGGGTCTACACTTGGAGCGTCTGGTTGCCCTCAGAGGATAACCCTGAAGCCGAGCGTTACGGCCTTGCCGCGGCAATATGGGGCACGGTGTACGTTGCAATCATAGCCGTTGCCGTATCCTTGCCCCTTTCGACCGCACTTGCACTACTAGTAACCGAGTATATACCGAGCAGTAAGCTGCGTGAGGTTGTATCCGCGTTGTCCGACGCCATGGCTGCACTGCCGACCATCGTCTACGGTCTGTGGGGTGTAACGGTGCTAGCCCCTCTCCTCCGAGACTACGTTATGGAGCCCCTCTACGAGTGTTGCAGATTCATACCGCTCTTCTCCTACGAGCCGACCACCGGCCAGTCGATACTCACCGCCGGCATCCTCATGGGGATAATGTCGGTGCCCTACGTGGCATCCATGATACGTGAAGCATACCTCCTGATACCTCGTAGCTTACGCGAAGCCATCTACTCTCTAGGCGCGACAAGAGCCGAAGCCACACGCCTACTACTTGGCTACATAAAGCCGGTCGTGATAGCCGCGGCTCTACTCGGGTTTGGACGTGCAGCCGGCGAGACTGTCGCAGTATCTCTTGTCGTCGGCAACACTTTCACCATCAGCATCTCGCCCTTCGCACCAGGCTATACCATAGCGGCACTCATAGCCAACCAGTATGGCAACGCATACCTTTACACGTACATGGAGAGTGCACTGTTTGCCGGAGGCTTGGTGCTACTCCTGCTAGGAGTCGTTGTAAATGTAATCGGGATAACTATGATGCAAAGGTGGCTACGCAACATACACGGTAAGTAG